CGTTTATCGCGAGACGGTTACCGAGCTGGGTCGCCTTTCGAACCGCCAGCTGCATGATCTCGGCATCGTCCGCGACGAAATCAAGATCATCGCCCGCAAGGCGATCTAATCGAAGGAATTTCGTCCGGGTCGACCTCCTCCCCGACCTTGACGAATACGGTCAGCCCTTATCCTCCTCCCAAGGGTTGACCACCAAAACGGCGCCCGCCG
The genomic region above belongs to Mesorhizobium sp. B4-1-4 and contains:
- a CDS encoding DUF1127 domain-containing protein produces the protein MNLIRNYRNWRVYRETVTELGRLSNRQLHDLGIVRDEIKIIARKAI